Proteins co-encoded in one Chitinispirillum alkaliphilum genomic window:
- a CDS encoding Lipopolysaccharide biosynthesis protein RffA produces the protein MHPQKRIFLSAPHMSGKEREYVLKAFDSNWIAPVGPDIDTFEKEITEYTGAKCGAAVSSGTAAIHLALMLLGVEAGDEVVCSTFTFAGSVFPVLYQRAVPVLVDSERESWNMDPNLLETAVKERVKKGKKPKALIVVHLYGQSANMDSVLEIANRYEIPVVEDAAESLGAKYRGKHTGTFARFGIFSFNGNKIITSSGGGMLVGVSEEDIGKARYLATQARIPAAHYEHREIGYNYRMSNIVAAIGRGQLGGIDKRVERKREIFDLYKSALEDIDGVDLMPEPVWSRSNRWLTCITLDPSKVKLTPEQIRIALENENIESRPLWKPMHLQPVFAKYPAYTNSVSDELFHKGLCLPSGTGMDRADLIRVIESLRKTLCS, from the coding sequence ATGCACCCCCAGAAAAGAATCTTTCTCTCCGCCCCTCATATGAGCGGAAAAGAGCGGGAATATGTCCTGAAAGCATTTGACTCAAACTGGATTGCTCCCGTAGGGCCGGATATCGATACGTTTGAAAAGGAGATAACAGAGTATACAGGGGCAAAGTGTGGGGCTGCGGTTTCTTCCGGCACCGCGGCAATACATCTGGCTTTGATGCTGCTTGGGGTTGAAGCAGGGGATGAGGTGGTGTGCTCTACTTTCACTTTTGCAGGAAGTGTCTTTCCTGTTCTCTATCAAAGGGCTGTACCTGTTTTGGTGGATAGTGAGAGGGAGTCCTGGAATATGGATCCCAATCTTCTTGAAACAGCCGTTAAGGAGAGAGTGAAAAAGGGGAAAAAGCCAAAAGCTTTGATTGTCGTTCATCTGTATGGGCAAAGTGCAAATATGGATTCGGTTCTTGAAATCGCCAACAGATATGAAATACCGGTTGTGGAAGATGCTGCAGAATCACTTGGAGCCAAATACAGGGGAAAACACACCGGAACATTCGCAAGATTCGGTATATTCTCCTTTAACGGAAACAAAATTATAACCAGTTCCGGTGGTGGAATGCTTGTTGGTGTTTCTGAAGAGGATATAGGAAAAGCACGCTATCTGGCCACTCAGGCCAGAATTCCGGCCGCTCACTATGAACACAGAGAGATTGGGTATAATTACCGCATGAGTAACATTGTGGCAGCCATTGGGAGAGGGCAACTGGGGGGCATTGATAAGAGAGTGGAACGAAAAAGAGAGATTTTTGATCTGTATAAATCTGCCTTAGAGGATATCGATGGTGTGGATTTGATGCCTGAACCGGTTTGGAGCAGATCAAACCGCTGGCTTACCTGTATAACTTTGGATCCTTCTAAAGTCAAACTGACTCCTGAGCAGATTCGGATTGCACTTGAAAATGAAAATATTGAGAGTCGTCCCTTGTGGAAACCTATGCACCTTCAGCCGGTTTTTGCAAAATACCCTGCATATACAAACTCTGTCTCAGATGAGCTGTTCCACAAGGGACTCTGTTTACCCTCCGGAACAGGTATGGATAGAGCGGATCTGATTCGTGTAATTGAGAGTTTGCGTAAAACTTTGTGCAGCTGA
- a CDS encoding Twitching motility protein PilT has translation MININSLLKTMTEKNASDLHIRCGVAPIFRINGSLYKAALDPVTPEEMNQMLKSIIPAHKYPEFKQNGSEVDFALGLRGVGRYRINAFMQRNSPALAIRSVKTTIPQFSDLSLPEVILDISLRKRGLILVTGTTGSGKSTLLASMINHINEHVSSNIITIEDPIEFLHRDKKSIVAQREIGTDTVSYEEGIKAAFRQDPDILLIGEIRDKSTMEVALSAADTGHLVMSTLHTMNALETINRIVSFFPPHQHDQTRLVLSNVLVSVISLRLLPKKDNSGRIPAAEILISNAAISEYIHTPEKSHLIKTAISEGKSQYGSQSFDQSLLHLYNEDLISFECAKHNASNPDDFELQVKGVQGTSDRRWMIS, from the coding sequence ATGATAAATATCAATTCTCTTCTAAAGACGATGACGGAAAAAAATGCCTCCGACCTTCATATCAGATGCGGAGTAGCACCAATATTCAGAATTAATGGGAGTCTCTATAAAGCAGCACTCGACCCGGTCACACCCGAAGAAATGAACCAGATGCTTAAGTCTATAATACCAGCTCACAAGTACCCTGAGTTCAAGCAAAATGGCAGTGAAGTCGATTTTGCACTGGGATTAAGGGGGGTGGGAAGATACAGAATCAACGCGTTCATGCAACGGAATTCACCGGCACTGGCAATCCGTTCCGTAAAAACAACTATACCCCAATTTTCAGACCTCTCTCTTCCAGAGGTAATACTCGATATATCTCTGAGAAAACGGGGCCTGATACTTGTGACCGGTACAACAGGAAGCGGGAAATCAACCCTGCTTGCATCGATGATAAATCATATAAACGAACATGTCTCATCAAATATCATCACCATTGAAGACCCTATTGAGTTTCTGCATAGGGATAAAAAGTCGATTGTTGCTCAGCGGGAAATCGGTACTGATACGGTAAGTTATGAAGAGGGGATAAAAGCAGCATTTCGCCAGGATCCAGACATTCTTCTAATCGGAGAGATCAGAGACAAGTCAACCATGGAAGTAGCCCTAAGTGCAGCGGATACCGGGCATCTGGTGATGAGTACGCTTCATACAATGAATGCGTTGGAGACAATCAACAGGATTGTTTCCTTCTTCCCGCCTCACCAGCACGACCAAACCCGTCTTGTACTGTCTAATGTGTTGGTGAGTGTGATCTCTTTGCGCCTTTTGCCCAAAAAGGACAATTCAGGTCGCATACCGGCAGCGGAAATTCTTATCAGCAATGCGGCGATTTCTGAATATATTCACACTCCCGAAAAAAGTCACTTGATAAAGACCGCTATAAGCGAGGGGAAATCGCAGTACGGCTCACAATCTTTCGACCAATCACTCCTGCACCTGTACAATGAAGACCTAATCTCTTTTGAGTGTGCCAAGCATAATGCCAGCAACCCCGATGACTTTGAGCTTCAGGTCAAAGGAGTACAGGGTACTTCAGACAGGCGCTGGATGATTAGCTGA
- a CDS encoding Aminopeptidase, whose amino-acid sequence MTLRIHLLKEQLEEHNCTHALITDCIDIEYISGFKSSNVILLVSESKSVLFSDFRYKSAAHKFCSKNPEWEFMLIDKENFGFLSQHIPKGSSVGIQTNVITVDQYRDLRKACRGVKFVKFSQQINSLSLQKTQTEIKHMEKAARIADSAFSEVLNRIEEGMSEMQLAKILERLCDDFGSEGPSFETIVLFGKRAALPHGKPGKQKLKKGDFILFDFGCSVNGYKSDMSRTIVAGKASPKQKEIYHIVYTAQSMARKSVEAGKRCKSIDLSARKIITDAGYGETFGHATGHGIGLRVHENPRINSTNKLILQTNTVITIEPGIYVDTLGGVRIEDMVAVSNKGSKLLTHSPRELTELDL is encoded by the coding sequence ATGACTCTTAGAATACATCTATTAAAAGAGCAGTTGGAAGAGCACAACTGCACCCACGCACTGATTACCGATTGTATAGATATTGAATATATAAGCGGATTCAAATCATCAAATGTTATACTACTCGTTTCAGAAAGTAAAAGTGTGCTATTTTCTGATTTCAGGTATAAAAGTGCGGCTCACAAATTCTGCTCCAAAAATCCTGAATGGGAATTCATGCTGATTGACAAGGAAAATTTCGGCTTTCTGTCACAGCATATCCCAAAGGGAAGCAGTGTAGGGATTCAGACAAATGTAATCACTGTGGATCAATACAGAGATTTGAGAAAAGCATGCAGGGGTGTTAAGTTTGTGAAATTTTCACAGCAAATCAATTCTCTTTCATTACAAAAAACCCAAACAGAAATAAAGCATATGGAGAAGGCGGCCCGAATCGCAGACTCCGCATTCAGCGAGGTTCTAAACAGGATTGAAGAAGGAATGTCGGAAATGCAGCTTGCCAAAATACTCGAAAGACTATGTGATGACTTTGGTTCGGAAGGGCCCTCATTTGAAACCATTGTGTTGTTTGGAAAAAGAGCTGCATTACCACATGGCAAACCCGGAAAGCAGAAACTTAAAAAAGGTGATTTCATCCTTTTTGATTTCGGCTGTTCCGTAAATGGTTATAAATCTGACATGAGCAGAACCATTGTTGCAGGTAAAGCCTCACCCAAGCAGAAAGAAATTTACCATATTGTCTACACTGCGCAAAGTATGGCAAGAAAGAGCGTTGAGGCCGGAAAGAGATGTAAAAGCATAGATTTAAGCGCACGAAAAATAATTACAGACGCAGGTTACGGTGAAACATTTGGCCATGCAACCGGACACGGCATAGGCCTCAGAGTGCATGAGAATCCAAGAATCAACTCAACAAATAAACTTATCCTCCAGACAAACACAGTTATCACCATTGAACCGGGAATATATGTCGATACACTCGGAGGTGTTAGAATTGAAGATATGGTTGCAGTCAGCAATAAAGGATCGAAACTTTTAACCCACTCACCACGTGAGCTCACAGAGTTAGACTTATGA